A single genomic interval of Lathyrus oleraceus cultivar Zhongwan6 chromosome 7, CAAS_Psat_ZW6_1.0, whole genome shotgun sequence harbors:
- the LOC127100947 gene encoding PHD finger protein ALFIN-LIKE 2, with product MEMASSPRSVEEIFKDFSARRDGIVRALTQDVDEFYTLCDPDKDNLCLYGHSNESWEVTLPAEEVPPELPEPALGINFARDGMNRRDWLSLVAVHSDSWLLSVAFYLGARLNRNERKRLFSLINELPTVFEVVTDRKPVKDNKPTVDSGSKSRGSTKRSSDGQVKSIPKLADDQGYEEEEDEHSETLCGSCGGHYNADEFWIGCDICERWYHGKCVKITPAKAESIKQYKCPSCSMKRGRP from the exons ATGGAAATGGCGTCAAGTCCTCGCTCCGTTGAAGAGATCTTCAAAGATTTCAGTGCTCGTAGAGACGGTATCGTTCGTGCTTTAACTCAAG ATGTTGATGAATTCTACACTCTCTGTGATCCAG ATAAGGATAACTTGTGCCTATATGGACATTCAAATGAATCATGGGAAGTGACACTTCCAGCAGAGGAGGTTCCACCTGAGCTTCCAGAGCCTGCTCTCGGAATCAACTTTGCAAGGGATGGCATGAACCGTAGGGATTGGCTTTCTCTTGTTGCGGTACACAGTGATTCATGGTTGCTTTCTGTGGCATTTTATCTCGGAGCTCGTCTTAACCGCAATGAAAG GAAACGTCTATTTAGCTTAATCAATGAGCTTCCAACTGTGTTTGAAGTTGTTACTGACAGGAAGCCAGTAAAGGACAACAAGCCCACTGTAGACAGTGGAAGCAAATCTCGGGGCAGCACCAAG AGATCGAGTGATGGGCAAGTCAAAAGCATCCCAAAGTTAGCCGATGATCAAGGTTATGAGGAGGAAGAAGACGAGCACAGTGAAACCCTTTGCGGGAGCTGCGGTGGACACTACAATGCGGATGAATTTTGGATTGGCTGTGATATATGCGAGAGGTGGTACCATGGGAAGTGCGTGAAGATTACTCCTGCAAAAGCTGAGAGCATAAAGCAATACAAATGCCCATCATGCAGCATGAAGAGAGGCAGGCCCTAA
- the LOC127101136 gene encoding uncharacterized protein LOC127101136, translating into MGVDYYKVLQVDRNAKEDDLKKAYRKLAMKWHPDKNPNNKKDAEAKFKQISEAYDVLSDPQKRAVYDQYGEEGLKGQMPPPGAGGFSEASDGGPTTFRFNPRSPDDIFSEFFGFAKPFGGMGDMGGMGGHPGTSGFPRGMFRDDIFSSLRHATTGEGSGNVPRKSAPIERTLPCGLEDLYKGTTKKMKISRDVSDSSGRPTTVEEILTIEIKPGWKKGTKITFPEKGNEQKGLIPADLVFIIDEKPHSVFKRDGNDLVVTQKITLVEALTGYTAQISTLDGRNLTVPVNTIISPSYEEVVKGEGMPIPKEPSKKGNLRIKFNVKFPSRLTSEQKTGIKRLLT; encoded by the exons ATGGGTGTTGATTACTATAAAGTCCTTCAGGTAGATCGTAATGCCAAAGAGGATGATCTCAAGAAAGCTTATCGCAAACTTGCTATGAAATGGCATCCTGATAAGAACCCTAACAACAAAAAAGATGCCGAGGCCAAATTCAAGCAAATCTCAGAAGCTTATGAT GTTTTGAGTGATCCACAAAAGAGAGCTGTGTATGATCAGTATGGTGAGGAGGGATTGAAGGGGCAGATGCCTCCTCCTGGTGCAGGTGGATTTTCAGAAGCCAGCGATGGTGGACCGACGACGTTCCGGTTCAATCCGAGAAGTCCTGATGACATATTTTCAGAGTTCTTCGGGTTTGCAAAACCGTTTGGCGGAATGGGTGATATGGGTGGTATGGGTGGTCATCCTGGTACTTCCGGCTTTCCGAGGGGTATGTTTAGGGATGACATTTTCTCTTCTTTAAGGCATGCAACAACTGGTGAAGGATCTGGCAATGTGCCGAGAAAAAGTGCACCGATAGAGAGAACATTGCCTTGCGGTTTGGAGGATTTGTATAAAGGAACCACGAAAAAAATGAAGATTTCTAGGGATGTTTCTGATTCTAGTGG GAGGCCTACTACGGTAGAGGAAATTCTAACCATTGAGATCAAGCCAGGTTGGAAGAAAGGAACAAAAATAACTTTTCCCGAAAAGGGAAATGAACAAAAAGGACTTATTCCCGCAGACCTTGTTTTTATCATTGACGAGAAGCCTCATAGTGTCTTCAAGAGGGATGGCAACGATCTTGTTGTCACTCAGAAGATCACTCTTGTAGAAGCTCTGACAGGTTACACAGCGCAAATATCAACCCTCGACGGAAGGAATCTTACGGTCCCCGTCAACACCATTATCAGTCCATCGTACGAAGAAGTTGTTAAAGGAGAGGGTATGCCGATTCCTAAAGAACCTTCCAAAAAGGGAAACTTGAGAATCAAGTTCAACGTAAAGTTTCCGTCTAGACTTACATCAGAACAGAAGACCGGCATCAAGCGATTATTGACATAA